The Microcaecilia unicolor chromosome 6, aMicUni1.1, whole genome shotgun sequence genome includes a window with the following:
- the LOC115473164 gene encoding alpha-N-acetylgalactosaminide alpha-2,6-sialyltransferase 3-like, with translation MDACSGIHVYGMINDTYCKSDGFRKVPYHYYEPGRNECDEYFLHENAPYGGHRFITEKTVFARWSKKKKITFTHPNWTVS, from the exons ATGGATGCCTGCAGTGGCATTCACGTCTATGGAATGATAAATGATACCTACTGCAA GTCAGATGGCTTTAGAAAAGTCCCTTACCATTACTATGAGCCAGGAAGAAACGAATGTGATGAATACTTTCTGCATGAAAACGCTCCTTACGGAGGTCATAGATTTATCACAGAAAAAACAGTATTTGCGAGATGGTCTAAGAAGAAGAAGATAACATTTACCCATCCAAACTGGACAGTGTCTTGA